The following coding sequences are from one Chanos chanos chromosome 12, fChaCha1.1, whole genome shotgun sequence window:
- the LOC115825424 gene encoding major histocompatibility complex class I-related gene protein-like: MAPGIYEFSYVGLIDNTEIESYNSENKIKIPEQDWMRERLSEDYWKSGTDRLRDEEKWMRNEFNKMMVVMGHSQSDPDVHILQRRRGCEVERLSDGSVKFLSGSEQYRYDGQDFLSFNLHTEKWEALNDQALSIKQSWNSNIPLKHETLKYIQRTCVNWAEELMKYEDDYIRNYSPPEVHVFSRKSSTPDKLNLTCFATGFLPKEITIKIKRNHVQMHRLKSTGVRPNGDGTHQLRMSVEIPESDRAEYYCSVMHRTLDTPVVTSLGALVVSHKPKTHRLGELETLNCASMGNIRMSKTL, translated from the exons ATGGCACCTGGTATCTATGAGTTCAGTTATGTGGGTCTTATTGATAACACAGAGATTGAGTCTTACAACAGTGAGAACAAAATCAAGATTCCTGAACAAgactggatgagagagagactgagtgaagaCTACTGGAAATCAGGCACTGATAGACTGAGAGATGAGGAGAAGTGGATGAGAAATGAATTTAATAAAATGATGGTAGTCATGGGTCACAGTCAGTCTG ATCCAGACGTCCACATCCTTCAGAGGAGACGAGGCTGTGAGGTTGAGAGACTGTCTGATGGTTCAGTAAAGTTTCTCAGTGGATCTGAACAGTACAGATATGATGGTCAGGACTTTCTCTCCTTTAATCTTCACACTGAGAAGTGGGAGGCCTTAAATGATCAggccctgtcaatcaaacagagCTGGAACAGTAACATCCCCCTCAAACATGAGACCCTGAAATACATTCAGAGAACCTGTGTGAACTGGGCAGAGGAGTTAATGAAATATGAAGATGATTACATCAGAAACTACT CTCCACCAGAAGTTCATGTATTTTCAAGAAAATCCTCTACTCCAGACAAGTTAAACCTGACCTGTTTTGCCACTGGGTTCTTGCctaaagaaataacaataaAGATTAAGAGAAACCATGTTCAGATGCATAGGCTGAAATCTACAGGAGTGAGACCAAATGGTGATGGAACCCACCAGCTGAGGATGAGTGTGGAGATTCCTGAGTCTGATAGGGCAGAATATTATTGCTCTGTGATGCACAGGACCCTGGATACACCAGTAGTGACGTCCTTGG gagctctggttGTCTCCCATaaaccaaagacacacaggttaggagaactggagacactaaactgCGCCtcg aTGGGGAACATCAGAATGTCCAAGACTCTTTGA